In the Adlercreutzia equolifaciens DSM 19450 genome, one interval contains:
- a CDS encoding 4Fe-4S dicluster domain-containing protein, which translates to MKNTLVIDLDRCSGCDSCVAACKMENQMNLGVVRNHVSAVGPVGTFPDIEMYWLPMQCQQCENPGCIEVCPTGASYRDEETGIVLVNAEDCIGCESCLTGCPYGVRQLNPKTNTIEKCTLCFQRKNDENWVPACVHNCCCGARTFGDLDDPNSEAAKVVAAAGENAHYLFDPADLHPTTVYILSEKTAKWQEEPVEVTRYEKK; encoded by the coding sequence ATGAAAAATACGCTTGTCATCGACCTGGACCGTTGCTCGGGCTGCGACTCCTGCGTGGCCGCCTGCAAGATGGAGAACCAGATGAACCTGGGCGTGGTGCGCAACCACGTGTCGGCCGTGGGCCCTGTGGGTACCTTCCCCGATATCGAGATGTACTGGCTGCCCATGCAGTGTCAGCAGTGCGAGAACCCCGGCTGCATCGAGGTGTGCCCCACCGGCGCCTCCTACCGCGACGAGGAGACTGGCATCGTGCTCGTGAACGCCGAGGACTGCATCGGCTGCGAGAGCTGTCTGACGGGCTGCCCCTACGGCGTGCGCCAGCTGAACCCGAAGACCAACACCATCGAGAAGTGCACGTTGTGCTTCCAGCGCAAAAACGACGAGAACTGGGTGCCGGCCTGCGTGCATAACTGCTGCTGCGGCGCTCGCACCTTCGGAGACTTGGACGATCCGAACTCCGAGGCCGCGAAGGTCGTGGCGGCCGCCGGCGAGAACGCGCACTACCTGTTCGATCCGGCCGACCTGCATCCCACGACGGTCTACATCCTCTCGGAGAAGACTGCCAAGTGGCAGGAGGAGCCCGTCGAGGTCACCCGCTATGAGAAGAAGTAG
- a CDS encoding TorD/DmsD family molecular chaperone produces the protein MVDEMSVAAADEAVVTEDMIAALKGRAAFYDLLAAIYFRPLTAEQIDNIAEMDWSEYADVNELFADGVNDITRYLRKRNSGTRQALAVDFTSAFAGTSSWKGRYAVPYESVHTSEEGLMFQDAYHEVFQLYKANHVAKAEGYDFPHDHLSFMCEFLVVLSDRIIAALEAGDDAEALRQVRVSRAFLADHILSWFDTFQDLALLLLETRFYRGVLKISKGFFLEDAELLDAIAVELEQRLEAREER, from the coding sequence ATGGTAGATGAGATGAGCGTCGCCGCGGCAGATGAGGCTGTGGTGACGGAGGACATGATCGCGGCCCTCAAGGGTCGCGCGGCGTTCTACGACCTTTTGGCGGCCATCTACTTCCGGCCGTTGACGGCTGAGCAGATCGATAATATCGCCGAGATGGACTGGTCGGAATATGCCGATGTGAACGAGCTGTTCGCCGACGGGGTGAACGATATCACGCGCTATTTGCGCAAGCGAAACTCCGGCACGCGCCAGGCGCTGGCCGTGGACTTCACTTCCGCCTTCGCCGGAACCTCCTCGTGGAAGGGCCGCTACGCGGTGCCCTACGAGAGCGTGCACACGAGCGAAGAGGGGCTCATGTTCCAGGACGCCTACCACGAGGTCTTCCAGCTGTACAAGGCCAACCACGTGGCCAAGGCCGAGGGCTACGATTTCCCCCACGATCACCTGTCGTTCATGTGCGAGTTCCTCGTGGTGCTCTCGGATCGCATCATTGCCGCTCTTGAGGCTGGCGACGACGCGGAGGCCCTGCGCCAGGTGCGCGTCTCCCGCGCGTTTCTCGCCGACCACATCCTCTCGTGGTTCGACACGTTCCAGGATCTGGCGCTTCTGCTTTTGGAGACGCGCTTCTATCGGGGTGTCTTGAAGATTTCCAAGGGCTTCTTCCTCGAGGATGCCGAGCTTCTGGATGCTATCGCCGTCGAGCTCGAGCAGCGCCTCGAGGCGCGAGAGGAGAGGTAA
- a CDS encoding ferric reductase-like transmembrane domain-containing protein — MDFAIILAVTVVGCFALRNPLKALPVAFYAAAIVIDVVYVYGVFFGLPRAIWSPLFVLIQKCELSLALFVVVMFIGCLNRGGRAYHWLKPVRSELSIVAWFLSLGHMAVYLESYVPRLLGGGEIGGNVIGAFVLAVVLLVLLVVLGVTSFAFVKRQMSTASWKKVQKLAYPFFGLVYVHLLLMLLPSALHGGLAAQASVAVYSVVFVGYALCRMGRALVDRRAEDAVSAANDPTPAISDEPEMVS; from the coding sequence ATGGACTTCGCGATCATCCTTGCAGTCACCGTCGTCGGCTGCTTCGCCCTGCGCAACCCCTTGAAGGCGCTTCCGGTCGCGTTCTACGCTGCCGCCATCGTCATCGACGTCGTCTACGTGTACGGCGTGTTCTTCGGCCTGCCGCGCGCCATTTGGAGTCCGCTGTTCGTCCTCATCCAGAAGTGCGAGCTGTCGCTGGCCCTGTTCGTGGTCGTCATGTTCATCGGATGCCTGAACCGGGGCGGCCGCGCCTATCACTGGCTGAAGCCCGTGCGCAGCGAGCTGTCCATCGTGGCGTGGTTCCTCTCGCTCGGGCACATGGCCGTGTACCTGGAGAGCTATGTGCCGCGCCTTCTCGGCGGCGGCGAGATCGGGGGCAACGTCATAGGCGCCTTCGTTTTGGCGGTCGTGCTGCTCGTGCTGCTCGTCGTGCTCGGCGTGACCTCCTTCGCCTTCGTGAAGCGGCAGATGTCCACGGCCTCGTGGAAGAAGGTGCAGAAGCTGGCCTACCCGTTCTTCGGGCTGGTGTACGTGCACCTGCTGCTGATGCTTTTGCCCTCGGCCCTGCACGGCGGCCTCGCCGCCCAGGCCTCGGTGGCCGTGTACTCGGTGGTGTTCGTCGGCTATGCCCTCTGCCGCATGGGCCGGGCGTTGGTCGACCGGCGCGCCGAGGATGCCGTGTCCGCGGCCAACGACCCGACTCCCGCCATCTCCGACGAACCGGAAATGGTATCGTAG
- a CDS encoding molybdopterin-containing oxidoreductase family protein, translating to MSKTNLTRRSFVKVSALAGAAAAVGASMAGCMQEAAPEEELAGTGEVGVSSTEGLTKMRTSCHGCIQMCPAIAYLKDGVVVRLEGDPEAPVSRGSLCIKGLNQLHTMYSPRRILHPLRRAGERGENKWEVISWDEAITEAATHIKDAIDQYGNYAFFASVGGGGSYSFMEAMTLPMAFGSPTVFEPGCAQCYLPRWALSKLFYGGDDQSIADNAVQEIFKVNDNKTEIVVIWGAQPSVSETAESGRGMAELRAAGVKTVVVDPNFSPDAVKADVWLPVRPGTDTKLLLSWFRYIFENKLYDEEFTKYWTNLPFLIDPDTKLPVRAQELFPDFQQTTPENTPAYVCFDLKTNAVAPFEYSAPADSAVDPEIFWAGEFNGKQYKTAGQIYKEEADPWTLEKTAEECWLQADKIEEAIKLYVENNGGIANGVASDMTESASQVPLGCMGLDSIMGRINKPGVTMTQKGGGYFATMTDTGETKLVRPVTYNNGFGGMFSDMYGVGAVIGMSDAENEARIKQLGEAMPDSQRILNKLLQDRLGMKDHKGLYAWCHSHIPTVRNAIATGEPFKPRVWFDMSGNKLAMLGNAKSWYDVFPEVDYIIGQYPMLTSFHIEACDLVFPLREWLEEPMVNMTQLDTQWLQNECVHIGETVSHSIPAAQVVAKCREMWGGHIPNGLELGDGTAYLGSATEAEVKQGVADTLGAPDWETLQANTDEYVPFVTPDYWNYNQHEQIADDGLPSGFATESRKVETYCQMLIRMARNGYPYCYPEPQEACEDYSPICVPIEPVESPYEGMPGYDPEYPFVLTSGRVPYFHHGTMRHAPFSRELFPCAEIRINPASAKELGIEHMDWVKVTSRRGEVHARAYLTEGVNPKTVWMERFWNPECYDASQANPTGGWRECNVNVLTKNDAPFNEVYGSYTNRGFTVKIEKSERPANIWVEAEEFEPFMPTQEMLAEAQTKDVF from the coding sequence ATGTCAAAAACGAATTTGACACGTCGCAGCTTCGTCAAAGTGTCCGCTCTCGCGGGCGCGGCCGCTGCGGTGGGCGCCTCCATGGCCGGCTGCATGCAGGAAGCTGCGCCGGAAGAGGAGCTCGCCGGTACTGGCGAGGTGGGCGTCTCGAGCACCGAGGGCCTGACGAAGATGCGCACGAGCTGCCATGGCTGCATTCAGATGTGCCCGGCCATCGCCTACCTGAAGGACGGCGTGGTCGTACGGCTCGAGGGCGATCCGGAGGCTCCGGTGTCCCGCGGCAGCCTCTGCATCAAGGGCCTGAACCAGCTGCACACCATGTACAGCCCCCGCCGCATCCTGCATCCGCTGCGTCGTGCCGGCGAGCGCGGAGAGAACAAGTGGGAGGTCATCTCCTGGGACGAGGCCATCACCGAGGCCGCGACCCATATCAAGGACGCCATCGACCAGTACGGCAACTACGCCTTCTTCGCCAGCGTGGGCGGCGGCGGATCCTACTCGTTCATGGAGGCCATGACGCTGCCCATGGCGTTCGGCTCGCCGACGGTGTTCGAGCCCGGCTGCGCCCAGTGCTACCTGCCCCGTTGGGCCCTCTCGAAGCTCTTCTACGGCGGTGACGACCAGTCCATCGCGGACAACGCCGTGCAGGAAATCTTCAAGGTGAACGACAACAAGACCGAGATCGTGGTCATCTGGGGCGCCCAGCCCTCCGTGTCCGAGACCGCCGAGTCCGGCCGCGGCATGGCGGAGCTTCGCGCCGCCGGCGTGAAGACCGTGGTCGTCGATCCGAACTTCTCGCCCGACGCCGTGAAGGCCGACGTGTGGCTGCCCGTGCGTCCCGGCACCGACACGAAGCTGCTCCTGTCCTGGTTCCGCTACATCTTCGAGAACAAGCTCTACGACGAGGAGTTCACGAAGTACTGGACGAACCTGCCGTTCCTCATCGACCCCGACACGAAGCTGCCGGTGCGCGCCCAGGAGCTGTTCCCGGACTTCCAGCAGACGACGCCCGAGAACACCCCGGCCTACGTGTGCTTCGATCTGAAGACGAACGCCGTAGCGCCCTTCGAGTACTCCGCTCCCGCCGATTCGGCCGTGGATCCCGAGATCTTCTGGGCCGGTGAGTTCAACGGCAAGCAGTACAAGACCGCCGGTCAGATCTACAAGGAGGAGGCCGACCCCTGGACGCTCGAGAAGACGGCCGAGGAGTGCTGGCTTCAGGCCGACAAGATCGAGGAGGCCATCAAGCTCTACGTCGAGAACAACGGCGGCATCGCCAACGGCGTGGCGTCGGACATGACCGAGTCCGCCTCCCAGGTGCCGCTCGGCTGCATGGGCCTCGACTCCATCATGGGCCGCATCAACAAGCCCGGCGTCACCATGACCCAGAAGGGCGGCGGCTACTTCGCCACCATGACCGACACCGGCGAGACCAAGCTGGTGCGCCCGGTCACCTACAACAACGGCTTCGGCGGCATGTTCTCCGACATGTACGGCGTCGGCGCGGTCATCGGCATGTCCGATGCTGAGAACGAGGCGCGCATCAAGCAACTCGGCGAGGCCATGCCCGACTCCCAGCGCATCCTGAACAAGCTTCTGCAGGATCGTCTGGGCATGAAGGACCACAAGGGCCTCTACGCCTGGTGCCACTCCCACATTCCCACGGTGCGCAACGCCATCGCCACTGGCGAGCCCTTCAAGCCGCGCGTGTGGTTCGACATGTCCGGCAACAAGCTGGCCATGCTCGGCAACGCGAAGTCCTGGTACGACGTGTTCCCCGAGGTGGACTACATCATCGGCCAGTACCCGATGCTCACCTCCTTCCACATCGAGGCGTGCGATCTGGTCTTCCCGCTGCGCGAGTGGCTGGAAGAGCCCATGGTGAACATGACCCAGCTTGACACCCAGTGGCTGCAGAACGAGTGCGTGCACATCGGCGAGACCGTGTCGCACTCCATCCCGGCGGCCCAGGTGGTGGCCAAGTGCCGCGAGATGTGGGGCGGCCACATCCCGAACGGCCTGGAGCTGGGCGATGGCACGGCTTATCTGGGCAGCGCCACCGAGGCCGAGGTCAAGCAGGGCGTTGCCGACACGCTCGGCGCTCCCGACTGGGAGACCCTGCAGGCGAACACCGACGAGTACGTGCCGTTCGTGACCCCCGATTACTGGAACTACAACCAGCACGAGCAGATCGCCGACGACGGGCTGCCCTCCGGCTTCGCCACCGAGTCCCGCAAGGTGGAGACCTACTGCCAGATGCTCATCCGCATGGCTCGCAACGGGTACCCGTACTGCTATCCGGAGCCCCAGGAGGCCTGCGAGGACTACAGCCCCATCTGCGTGCCCATCGAGCCGGTCGAGTCTCCCTACGAGGGTATGCCGGGCTACGATCCCGAGTACCCGTTCGTGCTCACGAGCGGCCGCGTGCCCTACTTCCACCACGGCACCATGCGCCATGCTCCCTTCAGCCGCGAGCTGTTCCCCTGCGCCGAGATCCGCATCAACCCGGCCTCGGCCAAGGAGCTGGGCATCGAGCACATGGACTGGGTCAAGGTCACCAGCCGCCGCGGCGAGGTGCATGCCCGCGCCTATCTGACCGAGGGCGTGAATCCCAAGACCGTGTGGATGGAGCGCTTCTGGAACCCCGAGTGCTACGACGCCTCCCAGGCCAACCCCACCGGCGGCTGGCGCGAGTGCAACGTCAACGTGCTCACCAAGAACGACGCCCCCTTCAACGAGGTGTACGGTTCCTATACCAACCGCGGCTTCACGGTGAAGATCGAGAAGTCCGAGCGTCCTGCCAACATTTGGGTGGAGGCCGAGGAGTTCGAGCCCTTCATGCCCACTCAGGAAATGCTCGCTGAAGCCCAGACGAAGGATGTGTTCTAA